The proteins below are encoded in one region of Dasypus novemcinctus isolate mDasNov1 chromosome 13, mDasNov1.1.hap2, whole genome shotgun sequence:
- the NEK2 gene encoding serine/threonine-protein kinase Nek2 isoform X1 — MPTRVEDFDVLYTIGTGSYGRCQKIRRRSDGKILVWKELDYGSMTEVEKQMLVSEVNLLRELKHPNIVRYYDRIIDRTNTTLYIVMEYCEGGDLASVITKRTNERQYLDEEFVLRVMTQLTLALKECHRRSDGCHTVLHRDLKPANVFLDGKQNVKLGDFGLARILNHDTSFAKTFVGTPYYMSPEQMNRLSYNEKSDIWSLGCLLYELCALMPPFTAFNQKELAGKIREGKFRRIPYRYSDELNDIITRMLNLKDYNRPSVEEILENPLIADLVAEEQRKNPERRGRRLGEPEKLQDSSPAVSELKLKELQLQERERALKAREERLEQKERELCVRERLAEDKLARAESLLKNYSLLKERKLLSLPSSPAFLGVHAATHKDKIGLNHDHELLDLSSTIIKKRVHFSGESKENVTRSENSESQLTSKSKCRDLKKRLHAAQLRAQALSDIEKNYQLKSRQILGMR; from the exons ATGCCGACCCGGGTGGAGGACTTCGACGTGCTGTACACCATTGGCACAGGTTCTTACGGCCGCTGCCAGAAGATCCGGAGGAGGAGCGACGGCAAG ATATTAGTTTGGAAAGAACTTGACTATGGCTCCATGACAGAAGTTGAGAAACAAATGCTTGTTTCTGAAGTGAATTTGCTTCGTGAACTGAAACACCCAAACATCGTCCGTTACTATGACAGAATTATTGACCGAACCAACACAACACTATACATTGTAATGGAATATTGTGAAGGAGGGGACCTGGCGAGTGTCATTACAAAGCGAACCAATGAAAG ACAATACTTAGATGAAGAGTTTGTTCTTCGAGTGATGACTCAGTTGACTCTGGCCCTAAAGGAATGTCACAGACGAAGTGATGGCTGTCATACCGTGTTGCATCGGGACCTGAAGCCAGCCAATGTCTTCCTGGATGGCAAGCAAAACGTCAAGCTTGGTGACTTTGGGCTCGCTAGAATATTGAACCATGACACAAGTTTTGCAAAAACATTTGTTGGCACACCTTATTATATGTCTCCT GAACAAATGAATCGCCTGTCCTACAATGAGAAATCAGACATCTGGTCACTGGGTTGTTTGCTGTATGAACTATGTGCACTAAT gccTCCATTTACAGCTTTCAATCAGAAAGAACTAGCTGGAAAGATCAGAGAAGGCAAATTCAGGCGAATTCCATATCGTTATTCTGATGAATTGAATGACATTATTacaaggatgttaaatttaaag GATTACAATCGACCCTCAGTTGAAGAAATTCTTGAGAATCCTTTGATAGCAGACTTGGTTGCAGAAGAGCAAAGAAAAAATCCTGAGAGAAGAGGGCGACGCTTAGGAGAGCCAGAAAAGTTGCAAGATTCCAGCCCTGCAGTGAGTGAACTGAAACTAAAGGAGCTGCAGTTGCAGGAGCGCGAGCGAGCTCTCAAAGCAAGGGAGGAAAGACTGGAGC AGAAGGAGCGTGAGCTTTGTGTTCGTGAGAGACTTGCCGAGGATAAATTGGCCAGAGCAGAAAGTCTATTGAAGAATTACAGCCTGCTAAAGGAACGGAAGCTCCTATCTCTGCCAAGTAGTCCAG CTTTTCTTGGAGTCCATGCTGCCACCCATAAAGACAAAATAGGTTTAAATCATGATCATG AACTTCTCGATCTTTCCTCCACAATAATTAAGAAGAGAGTTCACTTCAGTGGGGAAAGCAAAGAGAATGTCACAAGGAGTGAGAATTCCGAGAGTCAGCTGACCTCCAAGTCCAAGTGCAGGGACCTGAAGAAGAGGCTGCATGCAGCCCAGCTGCGTGCTCAGGCCCTGTCGGACATTGAGAAGAACTATCAGCTCAAAAGCAGGCAGATCCTGGGCATGCGCTAG
- the NEK2 gene encoding serine/threonine-protein kinase Nek2 isoform X2, whose product MPTRVEDFDVLYTIGTGSYGRCQKIRRRSDGKILVWKELDYGSMTEVEKQMLVSEVNLLRELKHPNIVRYYDRIIDRTNTTLYIVMEYCEGGDLASVITKRTNERQYLDEEFVLRVMTQLTLALKECHRRSDGCHTVLHRDLKPANVFLDGKQNVKLGDFGLARILNHDTSFAKTFVGTPYYMSPEQMNRLSYNEKSDIWSLGCLLYELCALMPPFTAFNQKELAGKIREGKFRRIPYRYSDELNDIITRMLNLKDYNRPSVEEILENPLIADLVAEEQRKNPERRGRRLGEPEKLQDSSPAVSELKLKELQLQERERALKAREERLEQKERELCVRERLAEDKLARAESLLKNYSLLKERKLLSLPSSPELLDLSSTIIKKRVHFSGESKENVTRSENSESQLTSKSKCRDLKKRLHAAQLRAQALSDIEKNYQLKSRQILGMR is encoded by the exons ATGCCGACCCGGGTGGAGGACTTCGACGTGCTGTACACCATTGGCACAGGTTCTTACGGCCGCTGCCAGAAGATCCGGAGGAGGAGCGACGGCAAG ATATTAGTTTGGAAAGAACTTGACTATGGCTCCATGACAGAAGTTGAGAAACAAATGCTTGTTTCTGAAGTGAATTTGCTTCGTGAACTGAAACACCCAAACATCGTCCGTTACTATGACAGAATTATTGACCGAACCAACACAACACTATACATTGTAATGGAATATTGTGAAGGAGGGGACCTGGCGAGTGTCATTACAAAGCGAACCAATGAAAG ACAATACTTAGATGAAGAGTTTGTTCTTCGAGTGATGACTCAGTTGACTCTGGCCCTAAAGGAATGTCACAGACGAAGTGATGGCTGTCATACCGTGTTGCATCGGGACCTGAAGCCAGCCAATGTCTTCCTGGATGGCAAGCAAAACGTCAAGCTTGGTGACTTTGGGCTCGCTAGAATATTGAACCATGACACAAGTTTTGCAAAAACATTTGTTGGCACACCTTATTATATGTCTCCT GAACAAATGAATCGCCTGTCCTACAATGAGAAATCAGACATCTGGTCACTGGGTTGTTTGCTGTATGAACTATGTGCACTAAT gccTCCATTTACAGCTTTCAATCAGAAAGAACTAGCTGGAAAGATCAGAGAAGGCAAATTCAGGCGAATTCCATATCGTTATTCTGATGAATTGAATGACATTATTacaaggatgttaaatttaaag GATTACAATCGACCCTCAGTTGAAGAAATTCTTGAGAATCCTTTGATAGCAGACTTGGTTGCAGAAGAGCAAAGAAAAAATCCTGAGAGAAGAGGGCGACGCTTAGGAGAGCCAGAAAAGTTGCAAGATTCCAGCCCTGCAGTGAGTGAACTGAAACTAAAGGAGCTGCAGTTGCAGGAGCGCGAGCGAGCTCTCAAAGCAAGGGAGGAAAGACTGGAGC AGAAGGAGCGTGAGCTTTGTGTTCGTGAGAGACTTGCCGAGGATAAATTGGCCAGAGCAGAAAGTCTATTGAAGAATTACAGCCTGCTAAAGGAACGGAAGCTCCTATCTCTGCCAAGTAGTCCAG AACTTCTCGATCTTTCCTCCACAATAATTAAGAAGAGAGTTCACTTCAGTGGGGAAAGCAAAGAGAATGTCACAAGGAGTGAGAATTCCGAGAGTCAGCTGACCTCCAAGTCCAAGTGCAGGGACCTGAAGAAGAGGCTGCATGCAGCCCAGCTGCGTGCTCAGGCCCTGTCGGACATTGAGAAGAACTATCAGCTCAAAAGCAGGCAGATCCTGGGCATGCGCTAG